The Solibacillus sp. FSL W7-1464 genome contains a region encoding:
- a CDS encoding class I SAM-dependent methyltransferase yields the protein MEFEQMKVQLHALISNKTLLQATISQPRQKSSDLKRVKLKPVEIRGEYMIQLEYQYERILKHENITLEDLPAKLDTLFEQFRQVHAEFQEQTVQVQLSKKNKVLWKSDKNTTAKQVNLSHNRKKQYLLDDSRVHPFLVRLGVQSEDGKIKKQKYDKFKQINRFVEFIDDSLAHLPKDKTIRILDFGSGKSYLTFALYHYLKIEKGLDIHVTGLDLKKEVIEECNRIAADLQYEDLQFLVGDINDFNEETAVDMVVTLHACDVATDMALARAVKWGAKVILSVPCCQHELNRQLQAPALSIMTQHGLVKERFAALATDSIRAELLSLVGYDTQLLEFIDMENTPKNILIRAYFTGKKPSSEQRLKYDEFVRFLNAKPFLENELQNLLPQ from the coding sequence ATGGAATTCGAACAAATGAAAGTGCAGCTTCATGCACTCATTTCTAATAAAACACTACTGCAGGCTACTATTAGCCAGCCACGTCAAAAATCCAGTGACTTAAAACGGGTCAAACTCAAGCCCGTGGAAATTCGCGGAGAATATATGATTCAGCTGGAATATCAATATGAGCGCATTTTAAAACATGAAAATATTACACTTGAAGATTTACCCGCTAAGCTCGATACTCTTTTTGAACAGTTCCGTCAAGTACATGCTGAGTTTCAGGAGCAGACTGTACAAGTGCAACTCTCGAAGAAAAATAAAGTACTGTGGAAATCCGATAAAAATACAACAGCTAAACAGGTGAACTTATCCCATAACCGAAAAAAACAGTATTTATTGGATGATTCACGTGTTCACCCGTTTTTAGTCCGTTTAGGTGTGCAGTCAGAGGACGGGAAAATAAAGAAGCAGAAATACGATAAGTTTAAACAAATCAATCGCTTCGTTGAGTTTATCGATGATTCTTTAGCCCATTTGCCGAAAGACAAAACAATCCGTATTTTAGATTTCGGTTCAGGTAAATCCTATTTAACTTTTGCTTTGTATCATTACTTGAAAATTGAAAAGGGTCTTGATATCCATGTCACAGGCCTGGACCTGAAAAAGGAAGTGATTGAAGAATGTAACCGGATTGCGGCTGATTTGCAGTATGAAGATCTGCAATTTTTAGTGGGGGATATTAATGACTTCAATGAAGAGACTGCTGTAGATATGGTCGTAACCCTTCATGCTTGTGATGTTGCGACAGATATGGCATTAGCCCGAGCTGTAAAATGGGGCGCAAAAGTTATTTTAAGTGTTCCTTGCTGCCAACATGAGCTGAACCGTCAGCTGCAGGCACCTGCATTATCGATCATGACACAGCATGGTTTAGTGAAGGAGCGCTTTGCCGCATTAGCTACGGATTCAATTCGCGCTGAACTTTTATCCCTTGTCGGCTATGATACTCAGTTATTGGAATTTATCGATATGGAAAACACCCCTAAGAATATTTTAATCCGTGCTTATTTTACCGGAAAGAAGCCATCGAGTGAGCAGCGATTAAAGTATGACGAATTTGTACGGTTTTTGAATGCGAAGCCGTTTCTGGAAAATGAGCTGCAAAATTTACTTCCACAATAA